The stretch of DNA ACGGGACAGCGCGGTTCATCATTGTGAGGGACAAGGACCTCCCTCCCTACGTCGATTACGGCGCGGCGGACATGGGTTTTGTGGGCAAGGACGTCCTGATGGAATCGGAACGGGACATCCTCGAACCTGTCGATCTCGGGTTCGGATACTGCCGTATCGTGGTCGCCGAACCCGCCGGAGCGGTTCGGGGCGGCGGCACCACCTGGGGCCACTCCCGTGTGGCCACCAAGTTCCCCGGGATAGCGGCCCGTCATTTCGCCGCGAGGGGCGAACAGGTCGAGATCATACCCCTGTACGGTTCCATCGAACTCGCCCCCCTTGTGGGGCTTGCCGACCGCATCGTGGATCTTGTTTCCACGGGGGAGACACTGCGGCAGAACAACCTGGTGGAGGTGGAGCAGGTAACCGAGGTCACCGCCCGCCTCGTGGTGAACAGGGCCAGCCTCAAGATCAAGGCGGATCGCCTGGTACCGCTGATTGAGAAGATCAGATCCATCATCGAGAAAAGGTGAACAGGAGAAGAGGCGAAAAGGAGATATTTTTCAGTTAGAGTTCCCCCCGTCCCCTTTTCTCCCTTTCCCCTTTTCATGTGCCCAAAGACGCAAGGAGGGCTGCATTGAAGATCACCCGATATAACGACTCCGACTTCGAGGCTGTCATCGCCTCCCTGGAGACTCGCGGCGAAGCTGTGCCGGAAGGGGTGATGGAGAGGGTGGTCCGGATCGTGGAAGATGTGCGCCGCAAGGGTGACGACGCTGTGTCCGATTATACACTCCGTTTCGACGAGATGGACCTCGGCGAGGTTGGGATGGAGCTTCCGGCAGCCCTCCTGGAAGAGGCCCTGGAGAGTATCCCTGCCGGGGATCGCGAACTTATCCACCAGGCCGCTTCCGCCATCCGGGAGTTTCATCTGAAACAGGTTGAAAAAAGCTGGACTTTTGAACCCTCCCCGGGAGTCGTCCTGGGACAGAAGATCACGCCCCTGGGATCTGTGGGCCTGTACGTTCCGGGTGGAACGGCCGCCTATCCCAGCTCTGTCCTCATGACCGCTATCCCGGCCAAGGTGGCCGGTGTCGGGCAGGTGATCATGGTGGTCCCCACGCCGAAAGGACAGGTCAACCAGACGGTGCTGGCAGCGGCTGCCGTCGCCGGCGTCGACCGGGTGTTCCGCATCGGCGGTGCCCAGGCGGTGGCTGCCCTCGCTTACGGGACCGAAACGGTTCCCAGGGTTGACAAGATCGTGGG from bacterium encodes:
- the hisG gene encoding ATP phosphoribosyltransferase — its product is MDKNAITIALPKGRLLAECTELLEKVGLTAAEDLESTRKLMVPSVDGTARFIIVRDKDLPPYVDYGAADMGFVGKDVLMESERDILEPVDLGFGYCRIVVAEPAGAVRGGGTTWGHSRVATKFPGIAARHFAARGEQVEIIPLYGSIELAPLVGLADRIVDLVSTGETLRQNNLVEVEQVTEVTARLVVNRASLKIKADRLVPLIEKIRSIIEKR